Sequence from the Thermocoleostomius sinensis A174 genome:
CGGAAACTTGATCGTAATGGCGTTACTGTGAGTTCGCGACCTTGCGGTTGAAAGCCAGTGGCAACTAGTTTTTGACTATTTGCGCCACCAAAAGCGAAAAGTGGTTCCAAGGTTGAGGTGCGATTCTACTTGAATGCGTCCTCCTTCTGTATCAAGAATTTTTTTAACGATCGATAGCCCCACTCCCGTATTGTCCTGTCGATCGCCGGTCTTCAAGGTTTGAAAAATGGTAAAGATTTTGTCGTAGTATTGTGGTTCAATGCCAGGTCCGTCATCAGAAACAGCAAATTCGTGGAAGTCTCCCGTGTCTTGCCAGGCAACGACGATACGGCCATCCGGTCGGGTATGGTGCTTGATGGCATTGCTGATTAAGTTGCTGAACACTTGATTCAATAGCAACCGCTTAGTGTTGAGCCTGGGTAGATCGGAGGGGATGATGATGGTGAAGGAGGGCGGGGGCGAGAGGGAATCAATCACCTCGGCTAGCAATTCGTTGACATCGACGGGTTCCACGGCTACCTCGGTTCGGCCCACACGAGAGTAGGTTAACAAGCCATCAATTAGGGCTTCCATCCGTCGCACCCGCGATCGTAATAGCTCAAGTTGCTGTTGATTTTCAGCAGGAATATGCCCAGATAAGTCTTCTTCAATCCATTCAGACAAACTAGAAATAGCACGTAGAGGAGCTTTCAGATCGTGAGAAACGATGTAGGCGAACTGATCTAAATCTTGATTTCGTTCCTGCAAAGTAGACGTTGTTTGGGCCAACCTAGCGTTGAGCCGCGCTAATTCAGTTGCTCGATCTTGCAACGCCTGTTCTGCCAGTTTGCGATCGGTTATTTCCTGGGCAGTAACGTTAATGCCCAATACCTCCTCGTCTTGACTGCGTAATGGATAGTAGCTCACAAGCCAGTCACGTTCAACCCCTGGCTGGGCGGGGGTGGTTCCGTGGACTTCTACATTAAGAATTGGGTTGCCAGAGGCTAACACTTGTTGAAAAATCTGTTCTTGGACTTCGCCTAATTCTGGCAATAGTTCGCGTACGGTGTGCCCAAGGTGATCGGCAACAGCTAATCCATTGATTTCGGCTAAATATTCATTGATGCGCACATAGCGAAATTCCGTATCTAGAACGCACAACCCAATAGGAGCCGTAGCATAAATCGCTTCAATTTCAGCCAGTTGTCGTCGGGCCATTTCTTCACGCTTTTGAATCTCTACTTTGGCGGCTTCTGCCTGTCTACGTGCTTCCTGTTCCCGCCGCAATAAGTCTTCCATTTGCCGATTAGAGTCTGCTAGTTGGGCCGTGCGATCGACCACTCGTTGTTCCAGTTGACCTTGATAAGTCTTCAATTCCGCTTCAATTTTCAACCGCTCGGCGATTTGCTCTTGTAGAGCTTGATTGGCTTGCACAAGTTGCTCAGGGCTGGGCAATGCGAGGGCTTGGGGCACGATCGGAATTAACTGAATTGCGGTAAAGACAGAAACCGTAGCCGTAATAGCTTTCAAAATACCTGATACCCAATAAACGGGATGCCAAAGCGTCCATACGTTCATTAAGTGCGTTGTGCCACAAGCCACAATAAACAAACAAAACAGCAAAAAAATTCGGTTAAATGGTAAATCTGGTCGATTTCTCACGAAATAAAACAGCGTGATCGGAATCGAGTAATAGGCGATTGCAATCATCAGATCAGACGTGAGATGCAGCCCTACTAGTTCAGGTTTCCATAGGTAGCAATGTCCATGAGGAATGAATGAGCTAGTCTCAAAATGGTTATTCCAGAATTCCAACATGGTTTGTGCAAGCAGATGAAGATTAGTTTAGTGATAGCAAACAACCAAAACTCGTGAATGGTTTAGGTTAACGACCGCGATCGTTCTAACTTAAACGGTACAACGTTTATTACAATCCTTCGGACAGTTAGTGTGAAAATGCTAAACCCCCTGGCTATGCTGCCAGTTTTAGCCCTCACCCTCGATCCTTCTGCCACGGTGAGAGCAGGACGTTGATCTGGCTCCCCGTCGCCGAACGCATCAACCAGCTACTCAGGGAATAATATCCTTTTGTAAATAAAATTAAATTGAAGTGCGTATTTTCTGGTAAAGTTTGCATTGAAATCTCCGATTGCCGGCAACAATCCTTGGATCAAGGGGGAGATTTCTGAATTTATCGAATTCCCTCTTGAAAAAGACTTAAAATTTGCGTAAAGTTTGGGCGTACTCGCATCGATGTTTGAGCAGATGTTCGAATCACAGCACGAAAGCTGAGAAGCCTCACCTTGAGAAATTGTGGTAAATGTTACACAATTTTTGAAACAACAGAAAATATACTGACTGAGATTTACTGCCTGGTGATATTCCTGATCCATCGCTTGGGTTTAGACAG
This genomic interval carries:
- a CDS encoding sensor histidine kinase, which produces MLEFWNNHFETSSFIPHGHCYLWKPELVGLHLTSDLMIAIAYYSIPITLFYFVRNRPDLPFNRIFLLFCLFIVACGTTHLMNVWTLWHPVYWVSGILKAITATVSVFTAIQLIPIVPQALALPSPEQLVQANQALQEQIAERLKIEAELKTYQGQLEQRVVDRTAQLADSNRQMEDLLRREQEARRQAEAAKVEIQKREEMARRQLAEIEAIYATAPIGLCVLDTEFRYVRINEYLAEINGLAVADHLGHTVRELLPELGEVQEQIFQQVLASGNPILNVEVHGTTPAQPGVERDWLVSYYPLRSQDEEVLGINVTAQEITDRKLAEQALQDRATELARLNARLAQTTSTLQERNQDLDQFAYIVSHDLKAPLRAISSLSEWIEEDLSGHIPAENQQQLELLRSRVRRMEALIDGLLTYSRVGRTEVAVEPVDVNELLAEVIDSLSPPPSFTIIIPSDLPRLNTKRLLLNQVFSNLISNAIKHHTRPDGRIVVAWQDTGDFHEFAVSDDGPGIEPQYYDKIFTIFQTLKTGDRQDNTGVGLSIVKKILDTEGGRIQVESHLNLGTTFRFWWRK